A portion of the Streptomyces coeruleoprunus genome contains these proteins:
- a CDS encoding bifunctional lytic transglycosylase/C40 family peptidase, translating into MRKGWLIAGAFVGAGMSFVLLLVVGTYSAAAGLFGGGGGGVKGAVGLAKGAVPAAYQPLVQKWGNLCPAVNPALLAAQLYQESGWNPRAQSPAQAQGIAQFIPGTWASHGVDGDKDGDRDVWDPNDAIPSAASYDCSLAKYVKDVPGDPTDNMLAAYNAGAYAVIKYGGVPPYKETQNYVRIIRSLEKSFARPVGRVEPSRQAAGAIYFAQKQLGKPYLWGGNGTPEHGGRFDCSGLTQAAYRTVDIELPRVANDQYNAGPHPSRDELLPGDLVFFSDDLTNSRAIRHVGVYVGGGYMINAPYTGAVIRFDKIDTPDYFGATRVTEDGAKALPQGPRDA; encoded by the coding sequence GTGCGTAAGGGATGGCTGATCGCCGGGGCCTTCGTGGGCGCCGGGATGTCGTTCGTCCTGCTGCTCGTCGTCGGGACCTACTCCGCCGCCGCCGGTCTCTTCGGCGGTGGTGGCGGCGGCGTCAAGGGCGCCGTGGGGCTGGCCAAGGGTGCTGTGCCCGCCGCCTACCAGCCGCTGGTGCAGAAGTGGGGCAACCTCTGCCCCGCCGTCAACCCGGCTCTGCTCGCCGCGCAGTTGTACCAGGAGAGCGGCTGGAACCCCCGCGCCCAGAGCCCCGCGCAGGCCCAGGGCATCGCGCAGTTCATCCCCGGGACGTGGGCGTCCCACGGGGTCGACGGCGACAAGGACGGGGACCGGGACGTCTGGGACCCCAACGACGCCATTCCGTCGGCCGCTTCGTACGACTGCTCCCTCGCCAAGTACGTGAAGGACGTGCCCGGCGACCCCACCGACAACATGCTCGCCGCGTACAACGCCGGCGCCTACGCGGTCATCAAGTACGGGGGCGTGCCGCCGTACAAGGAGACGCAGAACTACGTACGGATCATCCGCTCCCTGGAGAAGAGCTTCGCCCGCCCCGTCGGGCGCGTCGAGCCGTCACGGCAGGCCGCGGGCGCGATCTACTTCGCGCAGAAGCAGCTCGGCAAGCCCTACCTGTGGGGCGGCAACGGAACGCCCGAGCACGGCGGGCGGTTCGACTGCTCCGGGCTCACCCAGGCCGCGTACCGGACGGTGGACATCGAGCTGCCCCGCGTCGCCAACGACCAGTACAACGCCGGGCCGCACCCGTCCAGGGACGAGCTGCTCCCGGGCGATCTGGTCTTCTTCTCCGACGACCTGACGAACTCTCGGGCCATCCGGCACGTCGGCGTGTACGTTGGTGGCGGGTACATGATCAACGCTCCGTACACCGGTGCCGTGATCCGCTTCGACAAGATCGATACGCCTGATTACTTCGGTGCCACACGCGTGACCGAGGATGGCGCGAAAGCCCTGCCCCAAGGTCCCCGCGACGCCTGA